A region from the Pseudomonas promysalinigenes genome encodes:
- a CDS encoding sigma-70 family RNA polymerase sigma factor: MNSPVTPFDFGRCLQACAQGDRRALQALYDHEGARLLGVARRIARDNATAEDIVHDAFIRIWTRAGSFDPARGSAQGWIYSIVRHLALNAIRDSRRETVLDDGAVDISSSLQNGLDDIDLWSGSAKIYRCLEQLQPAPQRCILHAYVDGCSHAEIAALLGAPLGTVKAWIKRSLQALRECLG; this comes from the coding sequence TTGAACTCGCCGGTCACCCCTTTTGACTTCGGTCGTTGCCTGCAGGCCTGTGCACAGGGCGACCGACGAGCCCTGCAAGCGCTATACGACCACGAAGGCGCGCGGCTACTGGGCGTCGCCAGGCGTATCGCCCGTGACAATGCAACTGCTGAAGACATCGTCCACGATGCTTTCATCCGCATCTGGACCCGTGCGGGTAGCTTCGACCCTGCGCGCGGTTCGGCACAGGGCTGGATCTACAGCATCGTGCGCCACTTGGCCCTCAATGCCATTCGCGATTCCCGGCGTGAAACCGTGCTGGACGATGGGGCCGTCGATATCTCAAGCAGCTTGCAAAATGGCCTGGATGACATCGACCTGTGGTCCGGCTCAGCGAAAATATATCGTTGCCTGGAACAATTGCAGCCCGCGCCACAGCGCTGCATCCTGCACGCTTATGTGGACGGTTGCAGTCACGCCGAGATTGCTGCCCTGTTGGGCGCGCCACTGGGCACCGTCAAAGCCTGGATCAAGCGCAGCCTCCAGGCGCTGCGGGAGTGCCTGGGATGA
- a CDS encoding GNAT family N-acetyltransferase, whose product MDRFATLTTDRLLLTPLQLEDSDTIQQLFPCWEVVRYLDRRVPWPYPDDGALTYVRDVALRGMAEGREWHWMIRMRDDADCTLGSISLYDQPGNNRGFWLAPQWWGRGYMREACRAINAYWFQTLARPVMQVPKAVANHASRKVSEHEGMRLVDVREGDFVAGQMAVEIWEMSRADWVAMSVSTR is encoded by the coding sequence ATGGATCGCTTTGCAACATTGACTACAGACCGCCTGCTATTGACGCCGCTGCAGCTGGAGGACTCAGACACCATTCAGCAGCTCTTCCCTTGCTGGGAGGTTGTTCGCTATCTGGATCGGCGTGTGCCATGGCCGTATCCCGATGATGGGGCACTGACCTACGTACGAGACGTCGCGCTGCGGGGGATGGCAGAGGGACGTGAGTGGCATTGGATGATCCGCATGCGCGACGATGCCGATTGCACCCTGGGCAGCATCAGTTTGTATGACCAGCCGGGCAACAACAGGGGGTTCTGGCTCGCACCACAATGGTGGGGCAGGGGCTACATGCGCGAGGCCTGCAGGGCTATCAACGCGTATTGGTTCCAGACCCTGGCTCGCCCGGTCATGCAGGTTCCCAAAGCGGTTGCCAACCACGCATCACGCAAGGTGTCGGAACATGAGGGCATGCGCTTGGTAGACGTCAGGGAAGGCGACTTCGTGGCTGGGCAGATGGCCGTCGAAATATGGGAGATGAGCCGTGCAGACTGGGTGGCTATGTCGGTGTCAACACGCTGA
- a CDS encoding DUF3455 domain-containing protein, with amino-acid sequence MTRKLSACLLAFSITLALQPAHGQTALPDAVKVPDGHRVLLETVGVGEVTYECRDKSNSPGQTEWTFVGPKAVLNDRAGKQVGEYFGPPATWQAKDGSKVTGTQLAVAPADKGALPYQLVKANPAEGKGAMQGVSYIQRLATRGGVAPASDCTVQNKGAKQVVQYQADYVFWTHK; translated from the coding sequence ATGACTCGCAAACTTTCTGCCTGCCTGCTTGCCTTCAGCATCACCCTGGCGTTGCAACCCGCACATGGCCAAACCGCGCTGCCAGATGCGGTCAAGGTGCCCGATGGCCATCGCGTTCTGCTCGAGACCGTCGGCGTGGGCGAGGTCACTTATGAATGCCGCGACAAGAGCAACAGCCCCGGCCAAACCGAATGGACCTTCGTCGGTCCCAAGGCCGTGCTCAATGATCGTGCCGGCAAGCAGGTTGGCGAGTACTTCGGCCCACCCGCCACCTGGCAGGCCAAAGATGGCTCGAAGGTCACCGGCACTCAGCTTGCGGTAGCGCCAGCGGACAAGGGCGCCTTGCCCTACCAACTGGTCAAGGCCAACCCTGCCGAAGGCAAAGGCGCCATGCAGGGCGTGAGCTATATCCAGCGCCTGGCCACCCGCGGCGGCGTGGCTCCAGCCAGTGACTGCACCGTACAAAACAAAGGTGCCAAGCAGGTGGTGCAGTACCAGGCCGACTACGTGTTCTGGACACATAAGTAA
- the glsB gene encoding glutaminase B — MQTLLNEILEEVRPLIGKGKVADYIPALADVPAQQLGIAVYGNDGSYHCAGDALVPFSVQSISKVFSLVQAIGHSGEAIWERLGHEPSGQPFNSLVQLEFERGRPRNPFINAGALVICDINQSRFAAPTLSMRDFVRRLSGNPHIAIDARVADSEYQFRARNAAMAYLMQSFGNFHNEVETVLRSYFSYCALQMSCLDLARAFCFLANDGFCKHSGEQILTRRQTQQVNSIMATSGLYDEAGNFAYRVGLPGKSGVGGGIVAIVPGQFTVCVWSPELNSAGNSYAGMAALELLSSRIGWSVF; from the coding sequence ATGCAAACGCTGTTGAACGAGATTCTCGAAGAAGTACGCCCCTTGATCGGCAAGGGCAAAGTCGCTGACTACATACCCGCTCTGGCCGACGTGCCGGCGCAGCAACTGGGCATTGCTGTCTACGGCAACGATGGCAGCTACCACTGCGCAGGCGACGCCTTGGTACCGTTCTCGGTGCAGAGTATTTCCAAGGTCTTCAGCCTGGTCCAGGCGATCGGCCATTCAGGCGAAGCCATTTGGGAGCGACTGGGCCACGAGCCCTCGGGTCAACCTTTCAACTCCCTGGTACAGCTGGAGTTCGAACGCGGCCGCCCGCGCAACCCTTTCATCAATGCCGGCGCACTGGTGATCTGCGATATCAATCAGTCGCGCTTCGCCGCGCCCACCCTGTCGATGCGCGATTTCGTAAGGCGGTTGTCGGGTAACCCGCATATTGCAATCGACGCACGCGTGGCCGATTCGGAATACCAGTTCCGCGCGCGTAACGCGGCCATGGCTTACCTGATGCAATCATTCGGTAACTTTCACAACGAAGTCGAAACGGTACTGCGCAGTTACTTCAGCTACTGCGCGCTGCAGATGAGCTGCCTGGACCTGGCGCGCGCCTTCTGCTTCCTGGCCAACGACGGGTTCTGCAAGCACAGTGGCGAGCAGATCCTCACCCGGCGTCAGACTCAGCAGGTGAACTCGATCATGGCCACCAGCGGGCTTTATGACGAAGCCGGTAACTTTGCTTACCGGGTGGGCTTGCCCGGCAAAAGCGGCGTGGGGGGCGGGATCGTAGCCATCGTTCCGGGGCAGTTCACCGTGTGTGTCTGGTCGCCTGAGCTGAACTCGGCAGGTAACTCCTATGCGGGCATGGCCGCGCTGGAGCTGCTCAGCTCGCGCATCGGCTGGTCAGTCTTCTGA
- a CDS encoding MFS transporter, which produces MNSATSLPDELERSTMRRVAWRLLPFLIICYLIAIIDRGNIGMASLQMNEDLQLTAKVFGFASSLFFFAYFLVEVPSNLAMQRYGARIWIARIMITWGLISAGTAFVQGSNSLYVMRFLLGAAEAGFFPGVLLYLTYWLPSAYRARMVALFMVAIPAANFIGSPLSGLLLSLDGWMGMRGWHWLFILEGIPAVFLGIACLFVLTDRPEQAKWLTDEQRGWLTKRLADEASKKTAIGHISLWKLLRHKDIWVLALIYSGASAAGSTMSVWAPQLLKTFGLSAMEIGMVNAIPYGIASVLMIIWGRSSDRTGERRWHTAMTMLLIAAGLLMTLFTSSLPATVVMLTMVLVGAYSMKGPFWALVSGWLSSSTAAAGLAAVGAMANLIGGGLMVNAYGAIHDATGSYALALMPLAALCLVAGVAVLVIGRKRQHQQAETAGVVGAK; this is translated from the coding sequence ATGAATTCAGCAACGTCCTTGCCGGATGAACTCGAACGCAGCACCATGCGCCGTGTCGCCTGGCGCCTGCTGCCTTTTCTGATCATCTGCTACCTGATCGCGATCATCGACCGCGGCAACATCGGCATGGCCTCGCTGCAGATGAACGAGGACCTGCAGCTCACGGCCAAGGTATTCGGCTTCGCCAGCAGCCTCTTCTTCTTTGCGTACTTTCTGGTCGAAGTACCCAGCAACCTGGCCATGCAACGTTACGGGGCCCGTATCTGGATCGCCCGCATCATGATTACCTGGGGCCTGATCTCGGCAGGCACAGCCTTCGTTCAGGGCTCCAATTCCCTCTACGTAATGCGGTTTCTGCTGGGCGCAGCCGAGGCTGGGTTCTTCCCAGGTGTCCTGCTGTACCTCACCTACTGGCTGCCGTCGGCTTACCGGGCACGGATGGTGGCGCTGTTCATGGTGGCAATTCCTGCTGCCAACTTCATCGGATCGCCGCTGTCGGGCTTGCTGCTGAGCCTGGATGGCTGGATGGGCATGCGCGGCTGGCACTGGCTGTTCATCCTCGAAGGTATCCCTGCCGTCTTTCTAGGTATCGCCTGCCTATTCGTCCTCACCGATCGCCCCGAGCAGGCCAAATGGTTGACTGACGAGCAACGCGGCTGGCTCACCAAGCGCTTGGCGGATGAGGCGTCGAAGAAAACCGCCATTGGCCATATCTCGTTGTGGAAGCTGCTGCGCCACAAAGATATCTGGGTATTGGCGCTGATCTATTCGGGCGCCTCGGCTGCTGGCAGCACCATGAGCGTGTGGGCTCCTCAACTGCTGAAAACCTTCGGCCTGAGTGCCATGGAAATCGGCATGGTCAATGCCATTCCTTACGGCATCGCATCAGTGCTGATGATCATCTGGGGCCGCAGTTCTGACCGTACCGGCGAGCGTCGCTGGCACACGGCAATGACCATGCTGCTGATCGCGGCAGGGCTGCTGATGACGCTGTTCACCTCGTCGCTACCGGCGACTGTGGTGATGCTGACCATGGTGCTGGTGGGTGCGTATTCGATGAAAGGGCCGTTCTGGGCACTGGTATCAGGCTGGTTGTCATCCTCTACCGCCGCAGCTGGCCTTGCTGCCGTAGGCGCCATGGCCAACTTGATCGGGGGAGGTCTGATGGTCAATGCCTATGGTGCGATTCACGACGCCACCGGTAGCTACGCCTTGGCGCTGATGCCCTTGGCCGCACTGTGCTTGGTTGCCGGGGTGGCCGTACTGGTGATCGGCCGCAAGCGCCAACACCAACAAGCTGAAACGGCCGGAGTCGTCGGCGCGAAATAA
- a CDS encoding alpha/beta hydrolase, producing the protein MIRLALRIGLVGALLGLLVGCSPLKVLNLLTPDGTYTKASNLKYGNDPRNQLDVYTPVNLTSDVPVVVFFYGGSWTRGSRSDYGFVGEALAARGIVAVIADYRLYPQVHYQGFLEDSAQAVGWTRQHIHQYRGDPKRLYVMGHSAGGYNAAMIALDPQWLAAVNMQPSMLSGWIGLAGPYDFLPIENPEVKPIFFFPDSPPDSQPINHVGPDSPPALLMAAQDDSLVNPQRNTAGMARRLREQGVSVRELYFSKPGHGTLVAAFARPMRWLAPVLDEVVTFINGQDPAPIDSHER; encoded by the coding sequence ATGATCAGGTTAGCCTTACGCATCGGTTTAGTTGGCGCACTGCTGGGCCTGTTGGTGGGCTGTTCACCTCTGAAAGTGTTGAACCTCCTTACCCCAGACGGCACCTACACCAAAGCATCCAATCTCAAATATGGTAACGACCCGCGCAACCAACTGGATGTATACACGCCGGTCAACCTCACCAGCGACGTACCGGTGGTGGTTTTCTTCTATGGCGGCAGCTGGACCCGCGGCTCACGCAGTGACTACGGTTTCGTCGGTGAGGCTCTGGCAGCGCGTGGCATCGTTGCCGTGATAGCCGATTATCGCCTCTACCCGCAGGTTCACTATCAGGGCTTTCTTGAAGACAGTGCGCAGGCGGTTGGCTGGACCCGCCAACATATCCACCAATACCGTGGCGATCCCAAGCGGCTGTATGTGATGGGGCATAGCGCAGGCGGTTACAACGCCGCCATGATCGCTCTAGATCCTCAATGGCTGGCAGCGGTGAACATGCAGCCGTCAATGCTCAGTGGCTGGATCGGTCTAGCCGGGCCGTACGACTTTCTGCCCATTGAAAACCCAGAAGTGAAACCGATTTTCTTTTTCCCGGACTCCCCACCGGACTCCCAACCGATCAACCATGTTGGCCCCGATTCTCCCCCTGCCCTGTTGATGGCGGCGCAGGACGACTCGCTGGTCAATCCCCAGCGCAACACCGCAGGCATGGCTCGGCGCTTGCGAGAGCAGGGTGTGTCGGTGCGCGAACTCTATTTTTCCAAGCCTGGGCACGGGACATTGGTGGCAGCGTTCGCGCGCCCGATGCGTTGGCTGGCGCCGGTTTTGGATGAAGTGGTGACATTCATCAATGGGCAAGATCCAGCGCCGATAGATTCTCACGAGCGATGA
- a CDS encoding hydroxyacid dehydrogenase: MSRTIVLTGPELAAEAMNLAAEQGIRVVPTTPYLPAEELEAIIRAEQPDAIVVRQGALTRAMIDASANLKVIAKHGVGYNTIDIQAAADRGIPVSIAVGANAQSVAELAFALMFSVARQTALLDARMRDGHWDKSSANGIELAGKTLGLVGLGSIGGILMDLVAPLRMKVKVFDPYLKQLPERPHVEREADFDRLLAESDIISLHCPLTETNHNLIGAAQLERMRPSAILINTARGELIDSNALVKALSERRIAGAGLDTFSPEPPPADSPLWGLPSLVATPHVGANTSEARDRVALVALNQILDVWAGKALDPRCVVNRHLFAS, translated from the coding sequence ATGTCACGAACCATTGTGCTGACCGGCCCCGAGCTCGCTGCTGAGGCTATGAACCTGGCTGCCGAACAAGGCATTAGAGTCGTTCCCACCACCCCGTACCTGCCGGCCGAAGAGCTGGAAGCCATCATTCGCGCAGAGCAGCCCGATGCCATCGTGGTCCGCCAGGGCGCGTTGACCCGCGCCATGATCGACGCTTCGGCTAACCTGAAGGTGATCGCCAAGCACGGTGTGGGCTACAACACCATCGATATCCAAGCCGCTGCAGACCGCGGCATCCCGGTCTCGATCGCCGTAGGCGCCAATGCGCAGTCTGTGGCAGAGCTGGCCTTCGCGTTGATGTTCAGCGTGGCCCGTCAAACCGCATTGCTGGATGCGCGTATGCGTGATGGGCACTGGGACAAATCCTCGGCCAACGGCATCGAGCTGGCTGGCAAAACCTTGGGCCTGGTTGGCTTAGGGTCCATTGGCGGTATCCTCATGGACCTGGTGGCGCCACTGCGCATGAAGGTCAAGGTATTTGACCCCTACCTCAAACAGCTGCCGGAGCGCCCGCACGTCGAACGTGAAGCGGATTTCGATCGCCTGCTCGCTGAAAGCGATATCATCAGCCTGCATTGCCCGCTGACCGAGACCAATCACAACCTGATTGGCGCAGCCCAGCTTGAACGTATGCGCCCCAGCGCCATCCTGATCAACACTGCCCGTGGTGAGCTGATCGACTCCAACGCTTTGGTCAAAGCGCTTAGCGAGCGACGCATCGCCGGTGCTGGCCTTGACACCTTCAGCCCCGAACCGCCGCCTGCCGACAGCCCACTGTGGGGCTTGCCCAGTTTGGTTGCCACCCCGCATGTGGGCGCCAATACCAGCGAGGCCCGTGACCGGGTGGCCCTGGTGGCATTGAACCAGATCCTGGATGTCTGGGCGGGCAAAGCTCTGGACCCGCGCTGCGTGGTCAATCGCCATCTGTTCGCCAGCTGA